The genomic stretch GGTCGGTCTCCGAGATAACGCCGCGGTCCACAAGGACCTTTCCGACACGTATCCCGCTGCGTGCGGATTCGGAAAGCGCGTCTGTGAGCTGATCCTGATTGATGAGACCGGCATCCACCAGAACCTCACCGAGCCTTTTTCTGCCTTTACCGGTCACCTATATCTCCCCATTTCTGGATCGGGCCGCGACGGAAAGACTGGAAAGCATCTCTTTCACACCCGCCGCCGAATCCATCCATCCAGGATCTTTGGATCTGATTTTTCCATCCATGTCGTCACGAGCGGACCGGATCTGCTCTGCCAGTTCCGTCAAACCGGTCTCTTTTCTCCTGATGACGGAGATAAGGCGGCCAATGGATTCGGCGAGGGGAACCATCTGGTCCCGGGCTCGGAAATGCACCGACTCCGACAGTTGGCCCCTCAGGGCCATTTCCAGGGCCATTTCCAGCCGGTAAAGGGGGCCGGCAACCTTGTGTGTGGCGAACAGGGCGATGGTCAGGACAAATATGGAGATGACGATCCCGTAAAGGGTAACTGCGAACCAGACTACGGGGCCCGTTCCTTCCCTCAGGACCTTCATGAGATAGAAAGCTCTGCTGTAGGATTCCCCCAGGTCCCTTGAAAGGGACCAATAGAGAATGGAATAGGCGGCAAAACATCCGGCAAGGGTTGCCGCTGCAAAGGCGATAAGGTTTCGCAGGATAAAGGCGGAATTGATGAACCTGCTCATGTGTACCTCCCTAAAGCAGCTTATGGCATGCATCACAAAGAGGGGCCCATCCCAGCTTCGGGTCCCCCGAGATTCGAAGGTAGTAGGTCCGGTAATACAGGGGGTTCCCACCCATATTCAGAGGCTCCTGACCGGGGAAGCACTTGGTGACGGATTTCCAATCCTCGTGCACCGTATGGCACGTAACGCATGTCAGGACATCATCCCAATCCCAGCCGACCAGAAGAACCTCCGGGACCTCCATGTCCGGGAACATCCTGTTCCGCCTGAGGTCAACGTTAACCGGATGGGATCTGCCCATTTTCCCGGGGGGATGACACGAGTAGCATTGGTCGATAATGGGCCCTTTTAACCTGTCGGGCAGCACCGTCCCGTCCTCCCCGACCTCGTGGCACAGGTCACATTGTCGGTGGTCGGATAGGGCGGTGTGAGGATCCCTCAACGTATCGGCGCCGGACCAAAGGACAGTCCCCGCAAGGACGGTCAGTAAAACAGCCGGAGCAAGCCACCTAACCACCCTACTCATCCAGCTCCACCTTGCTGCGAAACAGATGGTCAAGCAAAACATCCAGCCGGCGCGCCATATCCGGAGAAAGACCGTCTCCTCCCTCCGTCATCCTCCCTAGAAGTTCCGAAATTTCTCCGGCCTCTTTCGAGATTTTTTCCCACCGGCCCTGGTAGAACCGAACCATATCCAACATCTTTGCCCCAACCTTGTTGAACTCCTTTACGGAAATCCCCCTGAACTCCACAGTCTCATTCAGGTGTTCCTCCAGGTCACTGCAAAGACTTTCCACCTCCCCGGCCGCCCTTTCTACCTTGGCCGCGAAGATCCGCAGGAAGACAAGCAACAGGACCAGACAACCTGAAAACAGAACCATGGTCGACCCGAAAATGATGGGATAAAGGGCCTGCCATGTATTAACAAGGACAGAATGGCTCTGGTACATCAGTTCCAGAAGACGTTTCCGCAAGAAATATCTCAGAACAACGGCATAAACCACACCCCCAAAAAGGGTGCCGACGGCAAGAAGGAGCATGTACCTCAGCTGAAACCACTGCTTGATAAAGAAGTTTCTCCTCCGGTTCCTACCGCTTGGCTCAGGCATGGTTTGTTCCCCTCCCACCCTGAAAAACCCCTTGACCCGCCACGCAGGGCGTTGACGGATTCCGGTTAAATTCCGCTGTCCGGACCAGGTTGCGGCCGTCCTTCTTTGCACAGTAAAGAGCGATATCGGCCGAATGAAGCAACCCCTCGGCCGACATCGCAAGCCCGTGGAAGCCGGCAACTCCGAGGCTGAGGGTCAACCTGGCCGATGCCATCTTCTCCTCGCCGGGAAAACATGTTCGCTCAACCTCCTCGCGAATCCGCTCGGCGATTATCACGGCTCCGCGGGTGTCCACGTCCGGAAGAACGAGGCAGAACTCCTCTCCTCCGAACCGGCAGGCAATGTCGATATTTCTCACCGATCGCTTCATTACAGAGGCGATAACCTTCAATGCCTCGTCCCCGGCAAGATGCCCGTTATGATCGTTGTACTCCTTGAACCGGTCAACGTCCGCCATGACCACCGACAGTGCCCGCCCGTGGCGGCGGCACCTTTCCATTTCCCTGTCCAGGTTTTCCATGAGGTGCATCCGGTTCGCCAGACCGGTCAGGGCGTCTGTGGATGCCTGGGAGGTAACGTCTTTCAACCTGTTGATATAGTAGGCCCGCTCAACGGCCAGGAGGGCATGGTCACTGATGGCCCGAACCCGGTCCAGGTCGACCTCGCTGAATGGGGCCCCTGAAACCTTGTCCGACAGGTTGAGAACCCCGGGTGGATGGCTGCCCGGGATCAGCGGGAGGGATATGAAAGAACCGGTCCTGTATCTTGAGCGCTTCGGCGTACCCCCGAGGTCTCTCCCGACATCTTCGACGCGCATGGGAGTGCCCGTCGCGAGAACCTTACCCGCTATTCCTTCCCCGGGACGGGTCCGGTATCCCTTCAGGACCTCCTCGTCGGGCCCGAAGGTCTTCCTCACGGAAAGCTTCCCGTCGTCATCCCGGAACATTATGGAACCTTTCTCGGCACCGGTTATGGAACAGGCCTTCGACAGGAGGATTTCGTAGACCTCCTCTTCCTCCGCGGCCCCCATCAGCTCCTTGACGAGTGAAAGGAGAAACGCCCTCTCGTCCATGAGGGATTCCGCCTGCCTTTCCAGATGAAATATGCGGAATGCCTGCGCCAGAGCCCCCGAAAACCCACTTATGAGCCGAATATCCGCGGAGGACAGGGAGGAGTTGAGTAGGACGAGGAGCCCACTCCTCTTCTCACCGGTACCTACAGGGATAAGCCATGCGCGGTAGACCCTCTCGGGGAAGCCGGCATCAAGAAGAGCGACCATGTCCTGCATGAGATACGGTTCCAGGAGCTCATCAAAGACCCTGGAAAACCGACCCCCCATATTACCCCCCACCTCTCCCGGAAGAAGGGTGTCATCCCCGGAAGCGGCCAGCAGAAAAAGCCCTTCCCCAAGAGGCCTGGGCACGGCCATAAAGGTCGAATCGATCCCGAAGAGGATATTGATGGCGTTTATGAAAATTCCGGCGATATCCCTTCTCGGAAGTTCGGCCTGAAGCCCATCGAGGGAGCCGAACAGACCTTCAACCTGCCTTATCCTCCTGTCGGCGGCGTTCTTGAGCCTAAGCGTACCCGCAAATATCTGAAGGCTCTTCTTTACCCCTCTCAGCAGGGCGGACAGCTCCGCCACAGGCCGGAAAAAATTTTCCGCGGTCATGGCCGCTGCCGTACAGGCATCGGAACGGTCCATTCCGGTCCCGGTCAACACGGAGATTTCGGGCACAAACCCCTCCACGGGCAGGACGCCGCCGCCCCGGAGGTAGCCCATGAGCTTTTTTCTGTAGATGATGGGCATCGCAAATACGGTCAAGCCAAGAGGGCAACGGTTTATCCGAATAATGTCATCGGCGCAAAAGCCGGATTTTGGCTTCATACAAACATCCACACAGGGTTGGTGATTGGCCGCACACATCCAGCCGCATAGCCCCCTGAGGCCCTCCACCCTACCCACGGGCTTCCCGTCGGGGCCCGCGAGAAGAAGGTGGATGCCCAATGACTCGGTAAACACCTTGAGGTAGGCCGTAACACCACCATCCCCCCTGACCGGTGTTTTTCTCATGGCGCCCATCCTAGTGTTCCAGCCCGCCGGACGCATCCTCGGCCTCGATTATCCTGACAAGACCATTCACGACGGCGGGATCGAACTGGGTTCCGGAGGACCGCTTCAACTCGCCCACGGCCTCATCCAGACTAAGCGCCTCCCTGTAGGGACGGGAATGCACCATGGCATCGAATGCATCGGCGACAGACAGAATCCTGGTCTCCAGAGGAATTTCGTGGGCCTTCAGACCGAAGGGATAGCCCGAACCATCGCAGCGTTCGTGGTGGGTCTGGATACAGACCTTGACCGGTTCGAGGAAATCTATGGGATCCAGAATTCTCTGCCCGATAAGGGGGTGCTCCCTCATCAGATCCCATTCCTCGTCCGTCAGCAGGCCGGGCTTGTCGGTTATGGTGCTGCTGATTACGACCTTCCCGATATCGTGAAGAACGCCCGCATACTGGATGATGTCCTTCTGTTCTGCGGACAGGCCCAGATAATCCGCGATCTTGAGACTGTAGTTGGTGACGTTCTCGGAATGATCCTTGGTCCAGCTGTCCTTGGCCTCAACCGCATTCACCAGGGCCTTGATCGTGTTGAAATAGTTCTCCCTTACGGTGCCGTACAGCTTGGCGTTCTCGATGGCGATGGCGGCGTGGTTCCCAAGAATCGTCAGAAGGAAAAGGTCTCTCTCGTCAAAGGCCCCCCCTCCCACCCGGTTGGTCACATTGAGCACTCCGGAGATCTTCCCCTTGATCTTGAGGGGGACACAGAGCAGTGAATCACTGTGATAAAGCGTACTATCCGATGCCTCATGGCGAATCTTATTGACATCCTTGACCAGGATGGGCTTTCCCTCCTCGACCACCCAACCCGATATCCCCTCGCCCGGCCTGACCCTCGTGTTTTTGATGACATCATTGCTGAGGCCAAGGGCATGCCTGATCGTAAGACTTCCCTCGGTGTCCTTGAGCATGATGGAGACGGTCTCGGCCTTCAGCAGGGATGCCGATTCCAGGATGATTTTCTTTATCAGGCTCTCATGCTCAAGCTCAGAACCGATGACCTGGCTTATCTCGTGGATGACCCTGAACTGTTCTATCATATCCTCGAGGGACTGGTTCTTCTCGCTGATCTCCGAAGCCATCGCCGCGATTTTTCTGCTGGCCGCCCCTTTCTCCTCAAGCCGTTTCTGGAGTTCAAGGTTCCTCTCCTGGAGACGGGCCGTGGCCAGCTGGACCTGATCGCCCAGTTTTTCCTGGAACGATTGTTCTCTTTTCAAGGTCCGGATTCCCGAAAGGGCAAAGGCGGTCTGCCGCGCCACCGATTCCAGGATTTCAACATCACCCCCCGAAAAGTCCCGACGACCCAACCTGTTTACGGCGACGAGCACCCCCAGGATATCGCCTCTGACGGACAATGGAGCCGTAAGAAGGTTCCGCAGGTCTCCCTCATCGGAGGTTGCGCAAGCTGATCGATCCAGGTCCATCAAGCCATCCATTCCATCAAGATTAAGCGGTTCGGCTCTTTTCAATGAAAGATCGGCGGCCTTGCGTAGGATGTGTTCTCTTCCCTTCCCGCCCGCTCCCCACAGTTCCATCTGTGGATGTTCGCCGTTATCGCCCAGGTCCCGACTGTCAATGAGCGCCCCGGAATCCCTGTCGACCAGGTAAAGACAGCAGCCCTCGCAGTCAAGGGCCCTCCGGACAACCCTCAGGGTAAGATTGAGTATTTTCCTGACGTCAAAGATGGTTGACATAGCCTCACCGAGACGCTCGAGAATATCGATAGCCTTCTTCCTACGGTCAAGAGCATCCTGGAGGGCCGCGTTTTCCCTGACAAGTTGATAGTGTGAGGCCGCCTGACGCACAGCGTGAATAATCGTATCGGTCCCGTCGCTGACGCAGAACATGCCGTGGGCCCCATGTTTGAGAAAACTCGACATGGTCGAAATGGAATCGCTGTCCCCGTAAACCAGGACCGGCGGTGTGGGATAACGGTTGCGGATGGCATCGAAGGAACGTTTGTTCTCGATGCTCGGAACTGAGAGATCCAGAAGGACGACATCCGTTCCGCCCGATTGCAGTCTCTCGACGAACTCCGCCACTGCCTGGACCACCTCCATCTGGAAGAGGGTATGGGGGAGAGCTTTTCGGAGAACCGCGGTCAGATTCTCGGAACTCTCCCGCACGAGCAGACGCACAACCGATGGCCTTGGCCTATTCGCGGTTTTTTTCTTCCTAATCGTCAAATTTCAACTCGAGGAACTGCCCCCGCTCCTCCTCTTCATCCATAATCCGTTCCCGTATCTCCACAATGGTAAGCCTGTCGGCCTTCAGTTCGCGGATTCTACGGAAGCGGGCCAGGATCGTATCAGGATCGTAGAGGCCATAGCCTCCCCGGGTTCTCCCTTTGAGCGGAAACAGCCCCTGGGTCGTGTAGAAGTTGACCTTGGACGGGGAGATCCCAATCAGGCGGCAGATATCCTTACGTTTTACCAGTTTCGTCATCGCACCCCTCACCCTTAAGTGTTAAGTGTTAATTCCCGCTTACGGTTAATTTTAATGGCATTTATCCTTGTCTGTCAAGGGTTTTTCCATGCTCGGCTGACAACCGGCATCAGGGAATCTGGATCAAACTATGGAATTCATGGGGATAACACCGGTCCAGAGTCCAGAGTTCAGAGTCCAGAGATCAGAGTCCAGAGATGAAAAACGGACGCGAAGACATGGAGCTGCGGAGCAGAGGCGGTGTGGGAGAACCTCACACCAACGTCCAAAGTTGATGACTTCGCAAAAAGTCATCAACGCGCCCACTAATGGGCGCCCAAATCAATGACTTGCAGCGCAAATTGTTGATTTGTGAGGAAAGTGAAAATGACACTTTTCGCTTTCCGTAGAGTAAAAAGCCAGCAATGGACTTTTTACGACCCTATCAAAGTTGATGACTTCGCAAAAAGTCATTATGCTTAAGTGTGTGAATATATCATTGAAGAGGTTACCCATGACCAAACCGATGACTGTTGCAGAACTGATTAAAACAAAACAGGATGAGATCGTTGGAGCCTGGATTATGGATTGAGGTGATCGATAGTAAATTGGACACCAGTCGCCGCACCGACAGACTGATGGCAAAGGAAGAATTTCGTGTCAAGGCTTGGGAATTTACAGACGTGTTGACTCTCGCTGTGGCGGCACCTGCCTGATTCAGGCTTGCAAAGGAGGTACCCTCGATGTCCCTGTGCATGATGAGTATTATATCCATGTTGCTCGCCGTCATGCATTGAAGTAGGCAGAGCTGTTGACAGGTCTTGTCTGGATGGTTATTACCCTGCCATGGCGGTATCCGAGCTGGCCGGCAATCTTTTTTCACACACTATGATCCCGGTATTGCTGATGTTGATACCGCGTTGTAGGATGGGCTACGTCCGTTTTTTAATCTGGATGCCTGCGTGTTGCTTTACCGCCATGAGGGATTAAACTCATGAGCTTTGACAAGGACACATTTTCGGAGCAATACACTTCACTGTTGGCTGAATACGCTGACTCTCTTGATGAAGCCCCACTTGCTGCCATTGAAAGTCTGGGGCAGAAGATGGTTCTATCCAACACTCCCCCTGAAACGATAGGAGAAATGCATGATCATGCTATTGCCGAACTGATCGCATTATCTAAGCTTAATGCTGAAAGGATTCGTGCTGCA from Deltaproteobacteria bacterium encodes the following:
- a CDS encoding GAF domain-containing protein, whose translation is MRLLVRESSENLTAVLRKALPHTLFQMEVVQAVAEFVERLQSGGTDVVLLDLSVPSIENKRSFDAIRNRYPTPPVLVYGDSDSISTMSSFLKHGAHGMFCVSDGTDTIIHAVRQAASHYQLVRENAALQDALDRRKKAIDILERLGEAMSTIFDVRKILNLTLRVVRRALDCEGCCLYLVDRDSGALIDSRDLGDNGEHPQMELWGAGGKGREHILRKAADLSLKRAEPLNLDGMDGLMDLDRSACATSDEGDLRNLLTAPLSVRGDILGVLVAVNRLGRRDFSGGDVEILESVARQTAFALSGIRTLKREQSFQEKLGDQVQLATARLQERNLELQKRLEEKGAASRKIAAMASEISEKNQSLEDMIEQFRVIHEISQVIGSELEHESLIKKIILESASLLKAETVSIMLKDTEGSLTIRHALGLSNDVIKNTRVRPGEGISGWVVEEGKPILVKDVNKIRHEASDSTLYHSDSLLCVPLKIKGKISGVLNVTNRVGGGAFDERDLFLLTILGNHAAIAIENAKLYGTVRENYFNTIKALVNAVEAKDSWTKDHSENVTNYSLKIADYLGLSAEQKDIIQYAGVLHDIGKVVISSTITDKPGLLTDEEWDLMREHPLIGQRILDPIDFLEPVKVCIQTHHERCDGSGYPFGLKAHEIPLETRILSVADAFDAMVHSRPYREALSLDEAVGELKRSSGTQFDPAVVNGLVRIIEAEDASGGLEH
- a CDS encoding MerR family transcriptional regulator — translated: MTKLVKRKDICRLIGISPSKVNFYTTQGLFPLKGRTRGGYGLYDPDTILARFRRIRELKADRLTIVEIRERIMDEEEERGQFLELKFDD
- a CDS encoding diguanylate cyclase; amino-acid sequence: MRKTPVRGDGGVTAYLKVFTESLGIHLLLAGPDGKPVGRVEGLRGLCGWMCAANHQPCVDVCMKPKSGFCADDIIRINRCPLGLTVFAMPIIYRKKLMGYLRGGGVLPVEGFVPEISVLTGTGMDRSDACTAAAMTAENFFRPVAELSALLRGVKKSLQIFAGTLRLKNAADRRIRQVEGLFGSLDGLQAELPRRDIAGIFINAINILFGIDSTFMAVPRPLGEGLFLLAASGDDTLLPGEVGGNMGGRFSRVFDELLEPYLMQDMVALLDAGFPERVYRAWLIPVGTGEKRSGLLVLLNSSLSSADIRLISGFSGALAQAFRIFHLERQAESLMDERAFLLSLVKELMGAAEEEEVYEILLSKACSITGAEKGSIMFRDDDGKLSVRKTFGPDEEVLKGYRTRPGEGIAGKVLATGTPMRVEDVGRDLGGTPKRSRYRTGSFISLPLIPGSHPPGVLNLSDKVSGAPFSEVDLDRVRAISDHALLAVERAYYINRLKDVTSQASTDALTGLANRMHLMENLDREMERCRRHGRALSVVMADVDRFKEYNDHNGHLAGDEALKVIASVMKRSVRNIDIACRFGGEEFCLVLPDVDTRGAVIIAERIREEVERTCFPGEEKMASARLTLSLGVAGFHGLAMSAEGLLHSADIALYCAKKDGRNLVRTAEFNRNPSTPCVAGQGVFQGGRGTNHA